Within Enterobacter sp. RHBSTW-00175, the genomic segment CGCGTAGGTTGAGAAGCGGAACCCACGTTCCGGGTCAAACTTCTCTACTGCGCGGATAAGCCCTAAGTTGCCCTCTTCAATCAGGTCCAGCAAAGCCAGACCACGATTGCCGTAACGACGGGCAATTTTCACGACCAGACGCAAGTTACTTTCAATCATGCGGCGGCGTGAGGCTACATCACCACGCAAAGCACGACGTGCGAAATAGACTTCTTCTTCGGCCGTTAACAGTGGGGAGTAACCGATCTCCCCAAGGTAAAGCTGAGTCGCGTCCAGTACACGCTGTGTGGCACCCTGCGATAGCAGCTCTTCTTCAGCTAAATCGTTATCACTGGGTTCCTCTTCTACTAAGGCTTTTTCGTCAAAAGCCTCTGCTCCGTTCTCATCAAATTCCGCATCTTCATTTAAATCATGAACTTTCAGCGTATTCTGACTCATAAGGTGGCTCCTACCCGTGATCCCTGAACGAGACACCCTGGCTGGCATGCCCCGTCAAATTATCGCTGCGGTAAATATTGCAGCGGGTTTACGGATTTCCCCTTGTAACGAATTTCAAAATGCAAGCGTGTAGAACTGGTGCCGGTGCTACCCATAGTAGCTATTTTTTGCCCCGCCTTAACTTCTTGTTGTTCCCGGACCAGCATTGTATCGTTATGGGCGTAGGCACTCAGGTAATCATCGTTATGTTTGATGATAATAAGATTACCGTAACCACGCAGAGCGTTACCGGCATACACAACGCGCCCGTCTGCGGTCGCGATGATAGCCTGTCCTTTACTCCCTGCGATATCGATCCCTTTATTCCCACCTTCGGTAGAAGAGAAGTTCTCGATAACCTTGCCGTCAGTTGGCCAGCGCCATGCAGAGATTGGCGAACTGGTTGATGTACTGCTGGCAGTCGGTTCGATAGAGCTAACCACAGGTGCCGTAATCGGTGCTGTGACAGTCGTCGCAGTCCCTTTATTATTAGGCAACATTTTGTTAGCACTCTGATCACCTGAATCCTCAGAATACGTAATTACCGGTTGCGAAGCAACCACTGTGCTGGATTTTTGTGCAGGCTTAACACTGTTGTTCTGCGCGGTCACGTCGGCCGCTGAAACTGTGTTGCCAGGCGTTAGTGGCGTGCCTGTCGCATTACCAACCTGGAGCGATTGACCCACTTCCAACCCGTAAGGTGCCTGTACGTTATTACGCTGAGCCAGGTCACGGAAATCGTTCCCGGTGATCCAGGCAATATAGAACAACGTATCACCGCGTTTCACGGTATAGGTGCTGCCACCGGTATAGCTACCTTTCGGAATATTCCCGTACTTCCGGTTATACACGATGCGGCCATTTTCGGTCTGCACAGGTTGTTCCACAGGTTGAATCTGTGTCGGCTGCGAAACCGGGCGCTGAACGGGCTGAATTTGCGGCGTCTGTTGAACCGTTGATGTGCCCATTTTAGGTGGAGGGGTAATCAACATTCCGCCGGACGTACTACCCGAGCTGCTGTTCCCGCCTACCGTGCTGACCGGCGCAGGTGCGTTACCAGAACTTGAACAGCCTGCCAGCCATAGCGAAACCAGTGATAATGCCGCAACACGGCTGATGGTGAATTTTGGGCTTCCCGCGCTCATTTATCCCCCAGGAATGTGTTAACTACCAGTGACTTAAAAATAACCGTGATGGCACGAACCTTTTGCGCCACACCATACGCTGAATTTGCCTTAATAACCCTGGATAATTCTGAGTCTCAGGCCAGCTCTCCCTTAACAAGAGGCACAAAGCGTACGGCTTCCACAGTATCGATAATAAACTCGCCGCCACGCCGACGAACACGCTTCAGAAGCTGCTGCTCGTCGCCCACGGGCAGGACAAGAATGCCGCCTTCATCCAGCTGCGATAAGAGTGCAGCTGGGATCTCAGGCGGCGCTGCCGTCACGATAATGGCATCAAACGGAGCGCGAGCCTGCCAACCCTGCCACCCATCACCATGACGTGTTGAAACATTATGTAAATCAAGTTGTTTCAGGCGACGACGCGCCTGCCACTGCAAACCTTTAATTCGCTCGACCGAACAAACATGGTGAACCAGATGCGCCAGGATCGCGGTTTGATAACCCGATCCGGTGCCAATCTCCAGCACGCGGGATTCTGGCGTCAGTTCCAGTAACTCCGTCATGCGCGCCACCATGTAGGGCTGCGAAATAGTCTGACCCTGCCCGATAGGCAGCGCCACGTTTTCCCACGCTTTGTGTTCAAACGCCTCGTCTACAAATTTCTCACGCGGGACCTGGGCGAGCGCATCCAGTACATGCTCGTCAGCGATCCCCTGAGCGCGTAATTGTTCCAGAAGAGTTTGTACACGTTTGCTTACCATTGCGTGTTCACTCCAACGCGATCCAACCAGTCCGACACCACATCATGCGCGTTATAAGCGGTTAAATCTACGTGCAATGGCGTAACCGAAACGTACCCTTCATCCACCGCGGCGAAATCGGTATCCGGCCCGGCATCGTGTTTTTCGCCTGGCGGGCCAATCCAGTAAAGCGTATTACCACGCGGATCCTGCTGCGGGATCACCTGATCGGCCGGATGGCGGCTCCCACAACGGGTTACGCGAATACCTTTGATTTCGTCCAGAGGCAGGTCAGGTACGTTAATATTGAGGATACGGCCCGTACGCAACGGTTCGCGGTTGAGCGCGCGCAAAATGGAACAAGTGACTGCCGCTGCCGTTTCGTAATGCTTGTGGCCGTTTAACGAGACCGCCAGTGCGGGAAATCCCAGATGGCGGCCCTCCATTGCGGCAGCAACCGTACCGGAATAGATAACGTCATCACCCAGATTCGGGCCAGCATTGATGCCGGATACGACGATATCCGGGCGCGGGCGCATAAGCGCATTCACGCCCAAAAATACGCAGTCCGTCGGCGTGCCCATCTGGACAGAAATGTCGCCATTTTCAAAGGTAAAGGTGCGAAGCGACGACTCCAGCGTCAATGAGTTAGACGCCCCACTGCGGTTACGATCGGGTGCCACAACCTGCACATCGGCAAATTCACGCAGGGCTTTCGCCAGCGTCTGAATGCCTGGGGCGTGGATCCCATCATCGTTACTCAGCAATATTCGCATAGTCACCCGACGTGTTGATAAGTTCCCTGACAACACTGGTGGCAAAGCTACCTGCCGGCAGCCAGAAGCGTAACTCGACGGTCACGTCATCCCACCAGTTCCAGCTCAGCTGTTGCGGGTAGAGCAGCATCGCACGGCGTGCTGCTTCGACTTTTTCCCGCACCAGCAATGATTGTAATTCTGACGCATCTGCCACGGCCAACTGCTCTGCGGCCAGCGCTTCACCCTGAGTACCCCACTCGCCCGTACCGGGCAATGCAGCGGTAATCATCAGGGATTTGGCATCCACGCGCGACTGCACATCGGCCATTTCTTCAGCCGTTGCCACAAACCAGCTCCCGCGTCCCGCTAATTGTAGCGCATCGCCGACAACAACTTGATTCGCGTCCGGTTTTTTCAGTCGTTCGCTCACCATTTGATTAAACAACGCGCTTCGGGCTGCCGACAACCAAAAACTGCGTTTATTCCTGTCACGAACCGGGGCATCGCTTTGCGCCCAACGCAACGCGCCCTGAATGTTACTGCCACCAATACCGAAACGCTGCGCGCCAAAGTAGTTCGGCACGCCCTGCTCGTTGATGGCATTCAGGCGTTTTTCAACGTCGTCGCGGTTCGTTACCTCACGCAGCACCAGCGTGAAGTCGTTACCTTTCAGCGCTCCCAGGCGCAGCTTGCGCTTGTGGCGGGCATATTCCAGCACTTTACAGCCTTCAAGCTCAAACTTGCTTAAGTCCGGCATCCCATTGCCCGGTACGCGCGCGCAGAGCCATTGTTCGGTAACCGCGTGTTTATCTTTTTGGCCTGCAAAGCTCACTTCACGGACGTGGATTTTCAGAAATTTAGCCAGCGCATCCGCCACAAAGCGGGTATTGCAGCCGTTTTTCAGGATGCGGACCAGGATGTGCTCGCCTTCCCCGTCCGGTGCGAAACCTAAATCCTCGACCACGACAAAATCTTCCGGGCTGGCTTTCAGCACGCCGTTACCCAGAGGTTTGCCGTACAGGTATGTCAGGTTGTCGAAGTCTGTCATTTTGCCGCCTTCACCAGAAGCGCCACGGCCTCACAGGCAATACCTTCACCCCGACCGGTAAAGCCGAGCTTTTCGGTGGTGGTGGCTTTAACGTTAACGTCATCCATATGGCAACCCAGATCTTCGGCAATGAATACGCGCATCTGCGGGATGTGCGGCAGCATTTTGGGCGCCTGAGCAATGATCGTCACATCCACGTTACAAAGGCTGTAGCCTTTGGCCTGGATACGGCGCCAGGCTTCGCGCAACAGCGCACGGCTGTCAGCCCCTTTGAACGCCGGGTCGGTGTCCGGGAACAGTTTGCCAATATCGCCCAGCGCAGCAGCGCCCAGCAACGCATCGGTTAACGCGTGCAGCGCCACGTCGCCATCAGAATGCGCCAGCAGCCCTTTTTCATAAGGAATACGTACGCCGCCAATGATAATTGGGCCTTCTCCGCCAAAGGCGTGTACATCAAAACCGTGTCCAATTCGCATTATGCCTTCTCCTGATGGGTCGAACGGGTAAGATAAAATTCCGCGAGCTGTAAATCTTCAGGACGTGTCACTTTTATATTATCAGCGCGTCCTTCAACCAGCTCAGGGTGAAAACCGCAATACTCCAGCGCCGAGGCTTCATCAGTGATGGTCGCACCTTCTTTAAGCGCACGCGTTAAGCAATCGTGGAGTAACTCGCGGGGGAAAAACTGTGGTGTCAGCGCGTGCCACAAATCAACGCGCTCAACGGTATGTGCGATAGCCTGTTTGCCCGGTTCGGCACGCTTCATGGTGTCGCGCACTGGCGCGGCCAGAATGCCGCCTACCGTGCTTGTTTCGCTCAACGCCAGCAGGCGTGCAAGGTCGTCCTGATGCAGGCACGGACGCGCGGCATCATGCACCAGCACCCACTGCGCGCCTGCGGCAGCCTGAATGCCAGCCAGCACGGAGTCGGCGCGCTCTGCGCCGCCATCAACAACGGTAATTTGCGGGTGATTCGCCAGTGGCAGTTCGGCAAAACGAACATCGCCGGGGCTGATAGCGATAACGACGTGCGTCACCCGTGGATGCGCCAGCAGCGCCGCCACGGAGTGCTCAAGGATCGTTTTATCGCCAATTGAGAGGTATTGCTTTGGACATTCTGTCTGCATACGCCGGCCAAAACCTGCGGCTGGCACCACGGCGCATACGTCCGAAAAAGTAACTGCCATGTCGTAATCCTGGGCCTGATTATCGATTGTTTTGTGCTGAGCCCTGATTGCGTTTAGACGCATCCGGTACCAGACGATAAAACGTTTCGCCCGGCTTAGTCATACTGAGTTCGTTGCGTGCGCGTTCCTCAATCGCCTCTTGCCCGCCATTGAGGTCATCAATTTCAGCAAAAAGTTGATCGTTTCGCGCCTTAAGTTTGGCGTTTGTTGCCTGCTGAGCCGAGACATCATCGCTCACCCGGCTATAGTCGTGTAGCCCGTTCTTACCGAACCACAGCGAATATTGCAGCCAGACCAGCAAAGCCAGCAACAGCAGCGTTAGTTTACCCATCCTGCCCCCTGAAAAACGGCATCATCATCCTATAACTTTCCCCGGGACTCTTCGCCGGGGTTACAGAGATGCCGCAACATCGCGGGCAAATGTACCACATTTTTTCCGCAGAATCGCCCTGCACAATATCGTCACACAGTTGGTTACGGTTTGAATTATGGCTGAAGTTAGCCCATGAGCCACAAAAATAACAGACCAAACATCAAGACCACCGTCACAATCGTGACGATCGCACTATATAGGAGTTTGCCATTGAGTAGCGAATGGAGCGCAATGCCAACCACGACCGCAACGGGCATCAGCGCAAGGAAGAAAGGCCAGGTATAGAGAAAGAAGAACAGCGTGTTACCGCCGTAGATAAGAAAAGGGATACCCAGCGCCAGCAACCACGAGACGAAGCCGACTATGGCCCCAGGAAATGACCAGGTCGTCTCGTCGTCGGTCGATAACGGCTCCGACCCGGTGGTGATAATGTAGTTTTCACTGTTGCGCATAGCTAATCCTGTGACCATGACTCATCGTTCGGGAAGACAGCTCCCGAACGATACCGTCTCAGGATCTGATAATATCGTCCCGTCTGAGCAGGTCTAATAATTGGCTCACTAAATTTGTTACCAATTGTTGACCTTCCAGGTGAATCTCTGGGGATTCAGGCGCTTCGTATACCGAGTCAATTCCAGTGAAGTTTCGCAGTTCACCCGCACGGGCTTTTTTGTAGAGTCCTTTTGGATCGCGTGCTTCGCAGATTTCCAGCGGGGTATCAACAAACACCTCGATAAAGCGATCGTGGCCCACCCGCTCACGCACCATCTGGCGCTCGGCGCGATGAGGCGAGATAAACGCGGTCAGCACCACCAGCCCGGCATCGGCCATCAGGCTCGCCACTTCCCCGACCCGACGGATATTCTCTTTACGATCGTCATCGCTGAACCCCAGGTCGCTGCACAGGCCGTGGCGCACGTTGTCCCCGTCCAGCAGATAGGTACTTACCCCCTGCTGATGTAACGCTTCTTCCAGCGCCCCCGCGACCGTGGATTTACCTGAGCCAGACAGCCCGGTAAACCACAGCACAACCCCACGATGACCGTGGAGTTGTTCACGCTGAGCAACCGTCACCGGATGAGGATGCCAGACGACGTTCTCATCATGTGCAGCCATTACTTGCCTCCCAGCAGATCGCGCGCGCCCCAGTGCGGGAAGTGCTTACGCACCAGTGCATTCAACTCCAGTTCAAATTCACTGAATTCAGAGGTTACAGCAGCCTTGTCATTTGGCTCACGCACCATCCCTGCACCCACGGTCACGTTAGAGAGTCGGTCGATAAAGATAAGCCCGCCAGTCACCGGGTTCTGCTGGTATTGATCCAGCACCAAAGGCTCGTCAAAGGTGAGATCCACCAGACCGATGCCGTTCAGCGGCAACTCTGCCACTTCACGCTGCGTCAGGTTGTTGATATCCACCTGGTACTTAATGCCGTCCACGCGCGCACGGGTTTTCTTGCCTGCAATTTTGATGTCGTAGCTTTGGCCGGCTTTCAGTGGCTGCTCAGCCATCCATACCACATCCACAGCAGCGCCCTGAACGGCCGCCAGCGTTTCATGGGCATCAACCAGCAGGTCACCGCGGCTGATATCAATTTCGTCTTTCAACACCAGAGTGACCGCTTCGCCAGCGCCCGCTTCTGGCAGATCGCCATCGAAGGTCACGATACGCGCAATGGAAGACTCCACGCCCGAAGGCAGCGCTTTCACTCGTTGCCCAACCTGCACACTGCCTGACGCAATCGTGCCGGAAAAACCACGGAAATCCAGGTTCGGACGGTTAACGTACTGCACCGGGAAACGCATCGGCTGGGTGTCGACCACACGCTGAATTTGAACGGTTTCGAGCACTTCCAGCAGCGTCGGGCCACTGTACCACGGCATATTCGCGCTCTGGGAAGCCACGTTATCGCCTTCCAGCGCGGAGAGCGGCACAAAGCGAATGTCCAGATTGCCCGGCAGCTGTTCAGCAAAGGTCAGGTAACTCTGACGGATCTCATCGAATTTCTCTTCGCTGAAATTAACCAGATCCATTTTATTGATCGCCACCACCAGGTGTTTGATCCCCAGCAATGTGGAGATAAAGCTGTGACGACGGGTCTGATCCAGCACGCCTTTACGCGCGTCGATCAGCAGGATCGCCAGCTCACAGGTCGATGCACCGGTGGCCATATTACGGGTGTACTGTTCATGCCCCGGGGTGTCGGCGATGATAAATTTGCGTTTTTCGGTAGAGAAATAACGATAAGCGACATCAATGGTAATGCCTTGCTCACGCTCAGCCTGTAAGCCATCCACCAGCAATGCCAGATCCAGCTTTTCACCCTGGGTGCCGTGACGTTTGCTGTCGTTGTGCAGGGAAGAGAGTTGGTCTTCATAAATCTGGCGCGTGTCGTGCAGCAGACGGCCAATCAGAGTACTTTTCCCGTCATCGACGCTGCCGCAGGTCAGAAAGCGCAGCAGGCTTTTGTGCTGTTGCGCGTGCAGGTAGGCTTCAACGCCACCTTCATCAGCAATTTGTTGAGCAATAGTGGTATTCATGGCGGCTCCTTAGAAATAACCCTGACGTTTCTTCAGCTCCATGGAGCCTGCCTGGTCGCGGTCAATCACGCGGCCCTGTCGCTCGCTGGTAGTGGACACCAGCATCTCCTCGATGATCTCCGGCAGCGTCTGCGCGTTAGATTCCACTGCGCCGGTCAGCGGCCAGCAGCCGAGGGTACGGAAACGCACCATCTGTTTTTTGATCACTTCGCCAGGCTGCAAATCAATGCGATCGTCATCGATCATCATCAGCATCCCGTCACGCTCCAGCACCGGACGTTCAGCGGCCAGGTACAGCGGAACAATCTCGATATTTTCCAGATAGATGTACTGCCAGATATCCAGCTCGGTCCAGTTAGAGAGCGGGAAAACGCGAATGCTTTCGCCTTTGTTGATCTGGCCATTGTAGTTATGCCACAGCTCCGGGCGCTGGTTTTTGGGGTCCCAGCGGTGGAAACGGTCGCGGAAGGAGTAGATACGCTCTTTCGCACGGGATTTTTCTTCGTCACGGCGCGCGCCGCCGAAGGCCGCATCAAAACCGTATTTATTCAGCGCCTGCTTCAGCCCTTCGGTTTTCATGATATCGGTGTGTTTGGCACTGCCGTGGACGAACGGGTTAATGCCCATCGCCACCCCTTCCGGGTTTTTATGCACCAGCAGCTCGCAGCCGTAGGCTTTTGCAGTACGGTCGCGGAATTCGTACATCTCGCGGAATTTCCAGCCGGTATCCACGTGCAGCAGCGGGAACGGCAGTGTGCCCGGATAAAACGCTTTACGCGCCAGATGCAGCATCACGCTGGAATCTTTACCGATGGAGTACATCATCACCGGGTTAGAGAATTCGGCAGCCACCTCGCGGATAATATGAATACTCTCCGCTTCGAGTTGCCGCAGGTGAGTCAGTCGTTTTTGGTCCATAACCGTTCCTTAAGCCAAATTTATAACAGAAGAACCGAAGCCTTCTGTGTCGGTTGTGTGTTGAAACCAGGCGAGCGTGCTGTGCAGCTGCACCACTTCACCCACCACAATCAGGGCGGGCATAGGCGCGTCTTTCGCAAGGTGTACAAGGTCTTGTAGTGTGCCGGTGGCAACGTGTTGGTCGACGCGTGTCCCGCGAGAGATCACGGCCACTGGCGTTGTCGCATCGCGACCATGCTGAATAAGCTGTTCGCTGATTTCCGCCGCTTTCATCGTGCCCATATAGATGGCAAGCGTTTGTCGGCTCTCGGCCAGATGCGACCAGTCAAACGGTGTGCTGTCGGCCTTGTAGTGGCCGGTTACAAAGGTCACGCTCTGAGCGTAATCACGGTGAGTCAGCGGGATACCGGCGTAGGCTGTTACCGCAGAGGCCGCGGTAATACCTGGCACCACCTGGAACGGTACACCCGCCTCGGCAGCGGCCTGAAGCTCTTCCCCGCCACGGCCAAAGATGAACGGATCGCCCCCTTTCAGGCGCACCACGGTTTTGCCTTCTCTGGCTGCCGTAATCAGCATCTGATTGGTTTCGTGCTGTGGCACGGCGTGTTCACCGGCGCGTTTACCCACGCAAATCTGTTCGGCATCGCGGCGGATCAGTTCGCGCACGCCGTCGCTCACCAGGTGGTCGTAAAATACGACATCCGCATCCTGGAGAACCTGTAGGCCGCGCAGGGTTAACAGCCCGGCATCACCCGGCCCTGCGCCTACCAGAATGATTTCACCGCTTCCGCTGCCGGGGTTATCCAGTTCATCTTCCAGAATCTGCTGCGCTGCGGCTTCATTACCGGCGTGCATCAGGCGGGCAAAACGGCCACGGAAGACGCGCTCCCAAAAGCGACGACGCTCGGCCACGCTTGTCAGACGCGTTTTCAGATGGTTACGCCAGTAACTTGCTTTCTCGGCCATACGCCCGAGGCTTGTGGGCAGCAGTGCTTCTATTTTTTCCCGCAGCACCCGCGCCAGAACCGGGGCCGTGCCACCAGAGGAGATGGCCACCAGCAGCGGCGAACGGTCAACGATCGACGGGAAAATGAATGAACACAGTGATGGATCATCCACCACGTTTACCAGACGAAACCGGGACTGTGCCGCCAGAGAGACCCGACGGTTAAATTCACGATCGGGGGTTGCGGCGATCACCAGCACCACGCTGTCTATCTGCGATTCGTCGAACTGCGCGTCAGTAACGACCTGCACCTGTGCGCCAGCACGATGCAAGAAAGCAATTTTGCGATCGGCAATCTCACCCGTGCCAACCACCAGCACGGGCCTGTCTTTTAGGGCAGCAAATAAGGGCAGATAGTCCACAAGCACCAACTCACTAACAACCAGGAATAGTGGGACTATAGGGGTCGGTTTAGATCGAATGAAATTACGAATTGGAATGAGTAGTTACTCAATGGAATAACGCCGTGAAAAAGCAAATATCAAAAAGTGCTTAACACACGAAATTTCGGGCATTTAAGAGCAATTCAAATTGTGTATACCGGGTCACAGTTTCATACTAAGCCAGTTAAAATTTTGCTCTGTTTTTAAGGACTCACTATGTTTTCCGCAACGCGCCACCGTATTGCTGCCCTGGCGCTCGGCGTTTGCTTTATCCTTCCGGCCCAGGCAAAAAATCCACCGTACGGCGAAATTGCCAGTACCCAGGCGCGACATATTGCGACTGTCTTTCCTGGCCGTATAACCGGCACGCCAGCCGAGATGCTCTCCGCCGACTATATCCGCCAGCAGTTTGCCGGGATGGGCTACCAGAGCGATATTCGGGCCTTTCACAGCCGGTACATCTATACCTCACGCAATAACAGCAAAAACTGGCATAACGTGACCGGCAGTACGGTCATTGCTGCACATGAAGGCAAGAGCGCCCAGCAAATCATTATTATGGCGCACCTGGATACCTTCGCCCCGATGAGCGATGCCGATACCGACAACAACCTCGGCGGCCTGACGCTTCAGGGAATAGACGATAACGCGGCGGGTCTGGGCGTGATGCTTGAACTGGCCGAGCACCTGAAGAATATCCCGACGAAATACGGTATTCGCTTTATCGCGACCAGCGGTGAAGAAGAAGGAAAACTCGGCGCTGAGAATATCCTTAAGCGCATGAGCCCTGAAGAGAAGAAAAATACCTTGCTGGTGATTAATCTCGATAACCTTATCGTCGGCGACAAACTCTATTTTAATAGCGGGCAGAGTACGCCAGGAAGCGTGCGCAAATTAACCCGCGACCGGGCGCTGGCGATTGCCCGCAGTCAGGGCGTCTACGCCACCAGTAATCCGGGCGGTAATCCTGCTTATCCACGTGGAACAGGCTGTTGTAACGACGGTGAAGTGTTCGATAAAGCCGGCATTCCGGTATTGTACGTGGAAGCAACGAACTGGGCGCTGGGCAAAAAAGATGGTTATCAGCAGAGAGCCAAATCTAAAGCCTTCCCGAACGGAACAAGCTGGCATGATGTGAGGCTTGATAATCAACAGCACATTGATAGCGCGCTGCCGCAGCGTATTGAACACCGTAGCCGCGATGTGGTGAAAGTGATGCTGCCGCTGGTGAAGGAGCTGGCGAAAGCGGGTAAAGCCTGATGGGTATTTTCCCCTCACCCCAGCCCTCTCCCCATAGGGGCGAGGGAGAAAAGACGGCTCCGGGCGATCCCCTCTCCCCTATGGGGAGAGGGTTAGGGTGAGGGGGAGTTAATGGGATCACCCTTCGTGCAATCCGCACTCTCGCTTGAGCCCAAAGAATCGCGTCTCTTCTTCCGCCATTCCCGGTTCCCATTTACGCGTGGTGTGGGTATCGCCTACAGACAGATACCCCTGGTCCCACAGCGGATGGTACTTCAGCCCGTGTTTTTGCAGATACTGATAAACCGTACGGTTGTCCCAGTCGATAATCGGCAGCACTTTGAACACACCGCGCTGAACCGCCAGCACCGGCAACGTGGCGCGGCTACCAGACTGCTCGCGGCGTAAACCGGCAAACCAGGTCTGTGCATTCAGATCTTTCAGCGCACGGTTCATCGGCTCAACTTTGTTGATTTCATTGTATTTCTCAATGCCTTCAACGCCCTGCTCCCACAGTTTGCCGTAACGCGCCTCCTGCCAGGCCGCGCTTTCAGTCGCGCGGTAGACTTTCAGGTTCAGCTTGAGCTTGTCCGTCAGCTCATCGATAAACTGGTAGGTTTCCGGGAACAGGTAGCCGGTATCGGTGAGGATCACCGGAATGTCTGGTCGGATCTGATTCACCAGATGCAGACTGACTGCCGCCTGAATACCAAAGCTCGACGAGAGCACATAGTCACCCGGCAGATTTTCCAGCGCCCACGCCACACGCCCTTCGGCGTCCAGCTTTTCCAGTTGTGCGTTGGTTTCTGCCAGTGCAAGGATGCGCTCGACTTTTGGCAGGTCGTTAAGGGCGTTTAGATCGAGTACGG encodes:
- the cysD gene encoding sulfate adenylyltransferase subunit CysD gives rise to the protein MDQKRLTHLRQLEAESIHIIREVAAEFSNPVMMYSIGKDSSVMLHLARKAFYPGTLPFPLLHVDTGWKFREMYEFRDRTAKAYGCELLVHKNPEGVAMGINPFVHGSAKHTDIMKTEGLKQALNKYGFDAAFGGARRDEEKSRAKERIYSFRDRFHRWDPKNQRPELWHNYNGQINKGESIRVFPLSNWTELDIWQYIYLENIEIVPLYLAAERPVLERDGMLMMIDDDRIDLQPGEVIKKQMVRFRTLGCWPLTGAVESNAQTLPEIIEEMLVSTTSERQGRVIDRDQAGSMELKKRQGYF
- the cysG gene encoding siroheme synthase CysG, coding for MPLFAALKDRPVLVVGTGEIADRKIAFLHRAGAQVQVVTDAQFDESQIDSVVLVIAATPDREFNRRVSLAAQSRFRLVNVVDDPSLCSFIFPSIVDRSPLLVAISSGGTAPVLARVLREKIEALLPTSLGRMAEKASYWRNHLKTRLTSVAERRRFWERVFRGRFARLMHAGNEAAAQQILEDELDNPGSGSGEIILVGAGPGDAGLLTLRGLQVLQDADVVFYDHLVSDGVRELIRRDAEQICVGKRAGEHAVPQHETNQMLITAAREGKTVVRLKGGDPFIFGRGGEELQAAAEAGVPFQVVPGITAASAVTAYAGIPLTHRDYAQSVTFVTGHYKADSTPFDWSHLAESRQTLAIYMGTMKAAEISEQLIQHGRDATTPVAVISRGTRVDQHVATGTLQDLVHLAKDAPMPALIVVGEVVQLHSTLAWFQHTTDTEGFGSSVINLA
- a CDS encoding aminopeptidase; the protein is MFSATRHRIAALALGVCFILPAQAKNPPYGEIASTQARHIATVFPGRITGTPAEMLSADYIRQQFAGMGYQSDIRAFHSRYIYTSRNNSKNWHNVTGSTVIAAHEGKSAQQIIIMAHLDTFAPMSDADTDNNLGGLTLQGIDDNAAGLGVMLELAEHLKNIPTKYGIRFIATSGEEEGKLGAENILKRMSPEEKKNTLLVINLDNLIVGDKLYFNSGQSTPGSVRKLTRDRALAIARSQGVYATSNPGGNPAYPRGTGCCNDGEVFDKAGIPVLYVEATNWALGKKDGYQQRAKSKAFPNGTSWHDVRLDNQQHIDSALPQRIEHRSRDVVKVMLPLVKELAKAGKA
- the cysH gene encoding phosphoadenosine phosphosulfate reductase, producing the protein MSVLDLNALNDLPKVERILALAETNAQLEKLDAEGRVAWALENLPGDYVLSSSFGIQAAVSLHLVNQIRPDIPVILTDTGYLFPETYQFIDELTDKLKLNLKVYRATESAAWQEARYGKLWEQGVEGIEKYNEINKVEPMNRALKDLNAQTWFAGLRREQSGSRATLPVLAVQRGVFKVLPIIDWDNRTVYQYLQKHGLKYHPLWDQGYLSVGDTHTTRKWEPGMAEEETRFFGLKRECGLHEG